From a single Pyxicephalus adspersus chromosome 11, UCB_Pads_2.0, whole genome shotgun sequence genomic region:
- the LOC140340720 gene encoding membrane-spanning 4-domains subfamily A member 4A-like encodes MSTINPNDENFVTILQAGQHSIQAKTIEGQPVPEHLANVPKPILTFYRGQPQALGATQIFVGVLSLLLGISLTAACTYDCHSLLLVIYSGVMFWSGISYIICGSLSVAASANPTIGKVISSLILNIISSLFGVAAIFLFGFNYIFLGSGDLFCVTYEWNSKCEGYFHLNVLVGGVVTMQLLFVFLMFCISMSTSVFACKTLCRNSFQGESVVIYQTIPVPTDPNTTKDFPSVPESYDATLMPQEGDR; translated from the exons ATGTCTACCATCAACCCAAATGATGAAAACTTTGTGACCATCCTTCAAGCCGGACAACATTCCATTCAGGCCAAGACAATCGAGGGGCAACCGGTTCCTGAACACTTAGCCAATGTGCCCAAACCAATTTTGACATTTTACAGAGGACAACCTCAAGCTCTGGGA gcAACACAAATCTTTGTAGGGGTCTTGTCTCTTCTGTTGGGTATCTCCTTAACAGCAGCCTGCACCTATGATTGCCATTCTCTGTTACTTGTCATCTACAGTGGTGTGATGTTTTGGTCTGGGATATCG TATATCATATGTGGGTCATTGTCAGTAGCTGCTTCTGCTAATCCCACAATAGGAAAG gtcATATCAAGTCTGATTTTGAATATCATCAGCTCATTATTTGGAGTAGCTGCTATATTCCTGTTTGgctttaattacatatttttaggaAGTGGGGATTTGTTCTGTGTTACCTACGAATGGAACAGTAAATGTGAAGGGTACTTTCATCTAAAT GTGCTTGTCGGTGGGGTGGTAACCATGCAACTCCTATTTGTCTTCCTAATGTTCTGTATTTCCATGTCCACCTCCGTGTTTGCATGTAAAACACTGTGCAGAAATTCATTCCAAGGAGAG AGTGTAGTTATCTACCAAACTATACCTGTGCCTACTGATCCAAATACCACAAAAGACTTCCCATCAGTACCAGAATCCTATGATGCTACTCTGATGCCACAAGAAGGAGATAGATAG